The DNA sequence TACCACTTTGAGCTGCGAGAACAGGCGGACATGTCTGGCCAGCTGTGCCTAGGGAATTGTACTGGTAATTTTCACTTACGTCTGCTGCCAAAGAATCAGGACCGTCTTAGATGGTTGCTCAGGACACATCACTGCATTGGTTCCGTCGACCTCAAGCTCTCCATTGACACACACCCAGACTTCTACGTACTGGACGCTTTTCGTCATAGTTCAGGGATTAAAGCCCTGAAACTATATATCCAGGGACGGAAAGCATTAAATGTCGTTTCTGCATTCATACCCAGCTTTACAAACATAAAAACCCTTCACTTCGAGGCCGACTTATCGCGCGAGGATTCCTCCGAAGGCTTTGTAGCAGCGCTGTCGGCACTTCAGCGGGCTTCATCGTCTCTGGAGAGCCTACATCTACACGGCTTTTCGATAAAAGGACCGGCGGTGGACACTTTCATCAAAAAATTCTTAAGCAAATCCACGCTCAAAAAACTAGAGTTGCAGAGTTGCGAATTCACATGCGAGTCCTACTCACACGCCTTAGTCGAATACCTTGGCACGACTAGGATTCTAAATGCAGTGGCCCTTGACTCAGTGGGGAATAGGGTAACCCAAAGGGCTATTCTTGAAGGCGTGCTGAAAAACAGAAGTATCGAGAAGCTCTCCATCAACGTGTTGACCGGAGACGAAGAAATCGCGGAGTTGGTTGCCGAGGTGATCAGCAAGAATCGCGTAATACGCAACTTGACGTTATGGACCTTCTCGCAAGGCGTGCCTGAGCTGCACGACGTTTACGGCCGCTGGCTCCGCGCAGTCATTCAAAATGATACGCTGGAAGAAGTGGGCCTTCCACTGCAGATATTCCTCCCATCACAATGGGCCACATTTATCATGGCGCTGCCGCAAAAAGGAAATCTAAAGAAGGTCCACATCGATGCAGGGTTTCACGGTGAAATGCTACGACCAGTCTGCTCGATGCTCACGGCAACTGGCTCCGACAAAAGAGTTTCTATCGGAACCTGCGAGTACAGAGCCGACGTGGACTTGATACGTTGCAAAGCATTGCGCGCAATGCATTTCTCCCCGTTGGAACCCGACGACCTTTTGGGTGTCGCTTTGCATCTTCTTCCAAGCTGTGAGCACGTGACAGTGTTGACCATCCCCGTAGACATCCGCAACCGGAGACTCTTTATGCCACTGGCCGAATATTTAAATTCCACGAGCGTGCTGCGAGAGCTCACCTTGGTTGTTTCGTATGACGTCCAACTGGTCGAGGCCCAGGGCGCCAATCCCGGTTGGTCGGTCGTGCGAGAATCCCTGTCTCGAAACAAGAGCTTGAGGAAGCTGACGCTTTGTCATCAATGCCTGACGACTCGAGACATGGAGGGCTTGGCGGACGCACTTAAACGAAGCCGGAGCATCAGGTCGGTTGTCCTTATGAACGAGACCGCGGGAGGCACCACCGCCTTTGTGCGACGACTGGCGAAGGGCATTGCGGACAACTGCACGTTGCTGGAAGTGGATTGCATGGCTTTCATCGAGGCCGATGCCGCAGGTGACTGGCTGGCTGTGCGAGAGGCGATGCTGCGAAACTCGGGTCTGGTCGCACGAGCTGCTCGTATAAAGAAGGCTTCAGATTGCGACAGGTACGTATATGAGGTAAACGACGTGGCGCTTTGCGTTAGAAACTGTGTCGTCCTTTTCTGAATGCGGTAGAATTCCTTCTGTTTCCTCTCACCGACATCTCCTGAATGTGCCTCGCTGCTTAGCCAAAGAGCGCTCACAACGTGACCTACATACAGCACTAATTAGGAAAACAATAATTTAGCTACACTGTAGGCACAAAAAAATAGACGGCTGTAGTAAACCACATCCCTTTCAAAGGCAGCTGAAGCAGAGACCCTTCGAGAAGTGCCACTAAAGACATGTACAAAAGTTATATTTTGAAAGGTACATATGAGATTTTAGGGTAAACCGTTCAGTTTTTGCCGCTCTGGGTATTAGAGCATCTATGGAGTGCCAGAGTTACACATGAAAACGTTGGAAAACTTGATCAAGGCAGTGCTTGCGTGAGTAAGATGCGCCAAGTAATAACACCTTGTCATGACATGTTCAGACCAATATATAAAAGCTGTGTGATAGCTAGCGCTATAGTTTAAGTGCAATTGCATTAACATGGTCATCGTGATGAGTTCTCCGTGATTCTCTTCTTTTTCCTACTTCCAATTTCAGAATTTCATCCAAAATATTCCAGTTCCGAAGGGGTATGCTTTTTTTGCAGTCGCAAAAATTTATTCTATGTTACATGTGACAAACCTATTTCTAGTCTATTCAGCAGTTATCTAATTGCCGTTCTGCGTTCTACACGCACTTGAAGTGACATAATTTGGCTTCGAGCTAAATCTTCTTTTAAGGAATGTTTATCACCGAAACTATTCGCGTATATGCGGTTGTCATTTTCCTCTCAAAGACCTGTGCGCAATCGGCTTGCTTTGAATTTAAAAGAAGCAAAACGAAACTCGGGCGCGTGTGTCAAACCGTAATACATCGGAACATTTGAAGCACTGTTTCCTAAATAATGTTGCCATGCAGGGTTTCCTTACGGACCTATGTTCAATTTTCTTTCCATAAATATTTATTTACCGTGGAGATGTTGAATACGTTGATTGTTTGCGTCTCACCTACGTGTATGCGTAGGTGAGACCTCACCTACGTGTATGCGTAGGTGAGACGCATACACGCATTCGGTGTACACTCTATGCCCGCCAAGTGAAAGTGTATACTCATTATGATAAGTCCTGCGGAATTCTTTGCACAGGCACTTACAATACACAAGGCATCACAGGTACAAAATAGCATCCTGGAAGCTCGATCTTGAAGCTCGTAGTAGCTTAAGTCAGATACAAAAGTGATGGTACTTGTTTGTTGATTATTATTGCCGTCGTTTTCTCTCAGAGCGTTTTTTATTCCTTATTTGCGAAAGACGGGGCCTCATAAGaacgttaaaaaaaagtaagttagTGCATTTCCGATGAGAATGGACAATTCTGGCGACAGTTGCAACATCACGCGAACAGTGCTCACATTTGAGCCTGCTTTCAGAAGTAACGGCCCGTAAGTAACGCGCCGAGGAATGAGCCTAGTGCTATTTTTTTTGCTCCAAAGTTTCATCAGTAATAAATGGGAACTTCGTCCTTAGGTTCACTACACGGTAAATGGATTCCGTGAGTGATAAGTAGTTCCACATGCCTTCGTTAGCCATGTCTATGGCATGTCTCCAAACTTTATTTCATGATAACTACTAATCATCCACCCCATGCGTCAGAGCTTCCTCCAGGTACCCTTTTTCTCGCTGTATCAGACTACCGGATATCTATCTATTCTACGCGTGACACGACCGACCCAAACCCCACACTTTTTCCTGTACGCCCTCTTTCCTGATCGAGCCAGCTGTAATATCAGCTACCGGCTTTTGCTCTCTACTGGACACCCCGGTCTTCTGCATCAGCagtgcggcattttttttttgttccttggaAAGTTGAGCTGCCCTTAGCGTGCTCTTTGCCATCATGCGAGCCTCGGCTTCACAACTGAACACTCGCAATATGCACCGAATGCAACCGGTGCGCAAGCCACCGCTAACATCCTGTAGAGTAACTTAAAGCCGTATACACCATGCTACTCCATGCAAACATTTCAGTTTCTCCAAAGGCACCACTGGTCACGTGCAGGTACGTCACCGGAGCCCTGGAGCGAGTTTCCCGGTATCCTGCCCTACTGGACGAGGTTGCCATGGAGGCCCGCATCGACAAAGCAGAGCTCACGGTCTTGGTGCGAGACCGCCTGAAAAGAACCGAAAGCATGGACGGATTTATGCGGGCCGCCGGAGTGGTCAGGGAGCGAGTAGTTTGCCACCCACCGCCGAGCGACGACCGCATGCAGCTGGATGACCTGATCGATGACTGCTGGAGGCACCTGCGACGATACCTCATGATTGAAGATGTGAAGGACAGCATTTGCAGGATCTAAAACATCCGGGCCGTGAAAAACTTTGTCAAGGATCCAGAGAACTTGAGCCTACTGTAGCCGTTGACAAAAGTAGTATTGAGCACCCCGTGTATGAACATTGACGATTTCCAAAAAATATTGCCGTTAGAATACACAGGCAGGCACGAACTAAATGTACCAGTGCTCCGACGGATTTTCCTCTTTGCTAAAGGTATGGTACAAATTCCATAGCAAAATGTGCGTTTGAAACATGTACAAAGTTTCAGAAATAACAAAGCTGGAACACTTTTGTGCTGTTGTTGAGTTCGTTTTGCACAATTGCCGAGATTTCGGAGATTGTGTTTCTTCACTTAGTTGCGGCGACAAAGCTAAGCATGTTTCCAGTCTTTAGGTTTGCTTCGCGTGGATGCCATATGAGAACTGCTTGTCTCCTGAAGGTGCAAGCACAACAGCGGGGCCTTAAGACACTTTCTGTGTCCGCGCTGAGTGGACCAGGGCATCACTACGTAGGTCTGGGCAGAGAATGGGAGGAGAAGGGATGAGCACTTAACCACTCGGATAGTGAAACAAAGCCTGACAAACTCTTATGCTTCTGGTGCCCAGCCTCTTGCTGGCAGGTCTTGCCGAAGATCCCCATCATGAAGCTTGCCTATACAATTGCCTATACAATTTTGTTGTTGACAAAATTTCCGCTTGACACTCCACTTAATTCGAGCTCCAATAACTCGCGTGAGTCGATTCGAAGTGGCTGGCTCGACCTCAGAGGAAGGGAGAGGGGGGATACGCCTTCGCTTCGGCGCTAGCGCCAGGAAACTTCCCCGATGGTCTATTGCCGTTTGTTCCATCGGTCGGATACGCAAGTGGTGTCCATATCCCCACCTTCCGATGATTGCCTTTCAGCAACAATAGAAAATTGGGAAGACTATGCTTTCCCTGCTTGCTTGCACCGGAAGTAATTCCGGCACCGCAAAATGTCAAGGCAACCATGATGTAGACCACTTGTTATGTTACCAGCAGAAAATTTTGCACAGCAGACAAACATTGTGAATCTCTACCTTACTAAAATGTTATTGCGGCAGTTTTTAGGCCACAATCGCAGCCTTTTATAAAATCGCTATTTATCCGCCTAACCAGCACGTGTCTTGAATTGCTCAGTTGTGATCACGTACTGCCTGTATCGATAATAAAAATGTTGCTCGCGTCAGTATATAATAAGTACAAGGTATATTCTACATAAAGAAATTGCGCGTTAAAAGTTCGGACAGCTTATCCTAATGAACTGCTGGAGGTATAGACACTTCACATGGGCTTTCTATCACGTCAAGGAAATGGGTGCTTTAAATCGGTGTTCGGTGCTTTTAAAGTGGTTTGTTACAAACGCTGTGCTCTGGAGACAAATACTGTCTCCATGCTTTGATTGCGCATCATTTCTGCTCGCCAAAGCACGTCGTGCCTCACCCCGTTGCAATCAAATGGTttgttttacagcgcagctcttaggcgatCGTTTCTgctgcgagcgtcggcgttgagcctcgtaaccgagtgaacgaaaacagcgaaagatgaaagataACGCGAAGCTCAGCTGGAgccgaaagcctgccatagcgaagagagcgcaaggaggaaaTGGGAGAAGGAtatgcagcggaaccatgaggcggaaagagTGGGAGAAATAAAGCGTAGTGCCACTAAAGACGGGCCTTGtggcgacaatggctacgagatggcgccagagtagctcgCGTTCTCTGTATGGCAACAAAGCGCtgtatgagcggaggtctgtctgcggcggcagctgtgaatcgtgcccacgcgttgcccacgcgctgcctctcgcgatctgccgattagcgaggcagtcgtgccacacatCGCTCCGTCTGCAACGAGCCGCACGAGACGctttgtccgcgccagccaatatattgctaAATGAAATCACGTATGCAACTGCGCTCTAATTTCGCGTTAGGCAGTATCGTAATAACCGGTGAAGTTTTAGTAAGGCTGTGGAAGGCGATTTCGCTTCGGTGCTAAACGCAAGATTATTCTAACCTGTTTCTATTCCGCTTCCGTCGTTGGGCCTCTGCAATCGCTCAAAGAAATTTTGGCCGCACCTATAGTGTGCGTATTTGTCACATAATGTCACGGTAACCACGAACAGTCCAAATCTCAGAATGACGTATACACGCTCACTATATATGTGCACAATGAAACGAGGAAAGGACAAAAATTTGAAATTTTGCGCCATAATGGATTTTATCGCCTATAAAAAAAAtgacagccattccactctgtgatgaTGGAAGGGCAGTGAAAGCTGACGAGAGTCAAatctctcaaacgaaaagcaaagtatCTCTATATCGCGTTCAGTTTCGGCAGTTGCTCCGGAATCCGTGGGCACACGTGTCCGTTCGTGGTTGAGTTCTGGGGCACCACACC is a window from the Dermacentor albipictus isolate Rhodes 1998 colony chromosome 6, USDA_Dalb.pri_finalv2, whole genome shotgun sequence genome containing:
- the LOC135918677 gene encoding uncharacterized protein yields the protein MTSNSMQQTGKNTDTNGSEGDLTDHCVPCTVAENQTCQIADKLSTWNKLLLAYHFELREQADMSGQLCLGNCTGNFHLRLLPKNQDRLRWLLRTHHCIGSVDLKLSIDTHPDFYVLDAFRHSSGIKALKLYIQGRKALNVVSAFIPSFTNIKTLHFEADLSREDSSEGFVAALSALQRASSSLESLHLHGFSIKGPAVDTFIKKFLSKSTLKKLELQSCEFTCESYSHALVEYLGTTRILNAVALDSVGNRVTQRAILEGVLKNRSIEKLSINVLTGDEEIAELVAEVISKNRVIRNLTLWTFSQGVPELHDVYGRWLRAVIQNDTLEEVGLPLQIFLPSQWATFIMALPQKGNLKKVHIDAGFHGEMLRPVCSMLTATGSDKRVSIGTCEYRADVDLIRCKALRAMHFSPLEPDDLLGVALHLLPSCEHVTVLTIPVDIRNRRLFMPLAEYLNSTSVLRELTLVVSYDVQLVEAQGANPGWSVVRESLSRNKSLRKLTLCHQCLTTRDMEGLADALKRSRSIRSVVLMNETAGGTTAFVRRLAKGIADNCTLLEVDCMAFIEADAAGDWLAVREAMLRNSGLVARAARIKKASDCDRYVTGALERVSRYPALLDEVAMEARIDKAELTVLVRDRLKRTESMDGFMRAAGVVRERVVCHPPPSDDRMQLDDLIDDCWRHLRRYLMIEDVKDSICRI